DNA sequence from the Neospora caninum Liverpool complete genome, chromosome VIIa genome:
TCGCGGAAAGGACGACAGAACTCCAGGGTGTCCACGGGAGACCTGCGCAGCAAAGGTCGcctcgaggagacagcacaaaaattgcatgcatgcagcatTCCATACTTCCCTCTGCATTTGCTcctgcatgtgtatatgtatatctacatatatgcagGTGTGGACGCAAGCACAGGCTCCTTGCGATCCTGCACTCCGGCTTTGAAGCGGCTCGCGTGAGAGATAGAAATAGATCTTGGTAGATACAGAAAAGTGAACCTGACTTTACGTTTTTTTTTGCAGGACTGTGACACCAGGAATAGAAAAAGCACATGCAAGTGTAAATTTTCACGTGCGAAAGTAAATCTGCACAtgtcgctgcctcgcttcttctttgtttGCGTGCAGTGGTGGTGAGAGTTCTGACCCGTTGTTCGACACCGAGTTTCGACCTTCTGCGGGCTGCCTGGATGGCGGCTTCGTTGCAGAGATTCGCAATGTCCGCTCCAACctggaaagggaaaaaccaAAGGAACACAAATGAAAATGCAAGTCCAGTCGAGCAAGCAAAACACACGCGCCGGACAGCGCCTACGAAACAGGAGAACAGcccagaaagaaaagaagcggagggagGCTGCTCTCAGGCAGCTGACACAAAACCTCGCGACGGAAAAACCACGAGAACCGCAGACAAGGCCACGCGGAAGCAGGCCGAGACACACGGGGCACACcaacaaaagagagaaagacacaagCTCACAGCGCCGGTGGCGACTCTTTTTTCTGAAACGTACGAATCCTGGTGTCAGCGCCGCCATTCGCTCCGCCAGAGCGACCGAGTCGATCGTCGGGGCGAGTCGCAGAGGCTTCAGGTGGACCTAAAAGCATTGACAcgcagtgcatgcatggTGCatgggaaacgcgaagaaagcaacGGAGGATGCAGAACAGGGAAAAGCGCAGGACAATCGGATCGCGCACTGGGGAGCACCGcacgaagggaaaagaaagaagcggaccagagaagacgaaagacaaAAGGACGCAAGGAGACGAACAAAAGGAATagaagcggagagactctacacagacagaggaaacTAACTTTGAAgatttcctttctctccgcaaCGTCCGGGCGCCGGATTTGCACCAGGCGATCGAATCGGCCTGGCCGCTTGAGAGCGTCGTCCAGAAGATCATCTCGGTTCGTTCCTGAGGAAAAATAACTCTTAATTTATTAAAGTAATTGCAAAAGGAAGTCAGAATCGAACTTGAGGATCTTCAGTCCACTGCTGTACACCATTGAGCGATTTCAACTACAATAGTGATTAAGAAGCCACCAAGTAAGAGCCACTCTTCTCCAAGGCACTTGcggaaacacacacgcacctGATGTGCGTGGCAAGTGGGCGAGTGGTTACTACACGCAGTCCTCAGGATGGCCTTGGGAAGCTCCTCGACACGAACAAAGTGAGCTGCCAAGTCCCAGTTTTCTTCCCACTTGTGTCAGCAACCGACAGACTTGCACACAATTAACGGAATATAATGaattcacacacacacacatatggCAAAGTAGACAGAAAATACACTCATCTACAGTGTACATGCACGTGCACATCTAGACATAGATGCGGACGTGTTTTCCTggctgcttctctctgtctcagaATCACGCCTCTCGAAAGAGTTTGTTTCGAATTTCGCAGGTTCgactctttctcctctttgtctctaCGTGCCTGCCAGAACGACGACGGTTTCCTCTGGATTGAAGCCGTCCATTTCGACAAGAAGTTGATTCAGCGTGTTGTCGCGTTCGCTGTTGCCGAAGGAGGTGCTTCGCTTCGCGCCGACACTGTCAATTTCGTCGATGAAAATGATGGCTGAAAACTCGAACGCACAAACCTCGCACTCAGAATTCATTCCcacggagaggacggagtCGCCCTCTAGAAAAGCATGTGGGCACGCGGTCTTCCCTGACCCCCAGTCCCCGTATATTCGGCGGTTTCGGATCGGCCGCAGTTGCGCACCTGTATGTAGGTGaaggtgtatgtacacagcGCGCGCGTGCTCAcgctcatatatatatatatatatatatatatatacgaaaACAAgatttgtgcatgcacaactGGAAAGGTAGAAGCACCACGTCTGGTACGCGCCATCCCGTGTCGGCCGCTACCTCTGAAGTCGCGTGATTGGCACACACATGTGCAAGGCCACCTCTAGCTCAAGAACGGCATTCAATCAACATGGAAAAGCGTACCAATGCCTTGTGTTTAGCCGCCCACATCCTGCGAcactttttgtctcttcggaTAGACTACAGACCGTTAAACACACTCTTGCATGTGTTTATGCATTTGCAgaaatacatacatgtattctctatctatctatctatctatctatatacatgtattctctatctatctatctatctatctatctatctatctatatacatgtatgtatgtatgtatgtatgtatgtatgtatgtatgtatgtatgtatgtatgtatgtatgtatgtatgtgtggatagatgcatgcacgtgcgaACTTTCCCGTAGGCGCGCGCCTTGAACGCACTTTTGCATCCAGAACTGCACACGCGGGGACTTGCTTGCacggcgtttccctctcggaGAGCGCGTCTGCCGGTCGGCGACCCTTCTTGGATTGACTGTCTTGTGTCTGTcctccgcgagagacgaatcTTGTCTAAAGTCGAGCATCTCCACGGGGTTCCACAGCAGCGGGTAACGATACAAAGAGGTTGACTTACAGGGTGCAACTTTGCGTGCTTCGTCAAAAAGCTCTCGGACGCGGCTCGCCCCTACGCCCACGAAGATCTCCACGAACTCGCTGCCGCTcatcgagaagaaaggcaccCCTGCCTCTCCAGCGACAGCCTACCAGAAACACCAGAACCTCAGAACACGGGAATGGGTGCTCAAGAGAAACCAGTGGCAAAAACCGGGGAgcacgcgacggagaggagaatgCAGACACACCGAAAACCTGTTCACTGCCTACAGATACGAGCGGAAAGGAGTTCACCTTGGCAAGCAGAGTTTTTCCAGTCCCAGGAGGCCCCACGAGCAAGGCACCCTTGGGAAGCTTCGCGCCGAGGCGTCGGAAAGACTGCGGATGTTTCAGGAAGGTGACGAATTCGAGGATCTCCCTCTTGGCCTCGTGCAAACCTGCAGAGCAGCACACACAGATCTCCgtcaggaagaagacagtggTGGCGCGTCCGAGAGGCAACGAGACGGCCGCGACTGCGAACTCAAAGCACTTCCTGTACAGCTGCTTTCTCAGCTTTTCTCGCGAACTCTCACCTGCCACGTCAGAGAAGCGAACTTTGACCTGAGACAGCGCAACAGCCAAGACAGAGTGCTCCGTTCCCCGTCGGCCTTGTGTCCTCTCACCCGACTGTCTCTTGTGCAGCGACGCAAATTGGGGGACATGCAGAAGTCCCTCACAGACAGGcaacgagaaaggcgagcgaTGTAGAGAACCCGCGCATGGAGCAGACATCGCACACGTCCCCACTACGGAGACTGCGGCAGCGCCCGTGAAAGATACACACAGGCCTCCCCCTGTCTCGAACAGAGACAGTCGGTGGCCAGGCAACCCACCCATAGGCTGGGAGACATGCTCTCGACAGAGAGGTCGCCACGTCCGCCTTTCCCGGCTTCTCCCCTACGGCTCggtgtttttttcctcgcccgcgccgcctggCTCTTACTGTTTCAGCCTTCACCCGCGCCCGTCGAGAGGCGTTGTTGCCGAGGAGGCGATTCAGTCCCCCAGCTGCGCCGCCCCCCGgacctccgcctccgcctttcctgttggaaaaagagaaagaccgaTTCGCAGGAGAGCGAACTGCTGATGGGAACATGTTACGCAGACAGATGCGGACGGCGACGAGCGTTGGTCGAGgggcgagagggggaaagcACGCGGACTGCGAGCCCCCACGTCCCTGCACGAGAGgagtcgaggagagaggcggggtGGAGCTAccagagaagcgacggcagAGGTTATGGGAGAGAGATGAGGCAAAAGCGCGAGTCATactcttcgctctctcagACGAACGCGATGCAAACacaaggcgacagagagcagGAGGCGGCCAGGAAACGAGCGGCGAAACATACCTCATTCGTCTCATGAAGATAACCTCGCTGACCATGTTTGCGATCAGAACGAACAAGAACAGAGAGCCCAAGAAGTCGAAAAGATGGAACTCTTGATGATCGCTGATATAGATTGGAAGGAAATCGCGGGGGTGAATGCCCAGCGAACCctgaaaacaaaaacgaCCCGGAAGCGCGAAACGGCGCTCGGACGGGGAAACGTCATGAAGCgcacgggagaaaagagaagacttCTCAGCGATAACATAATAGTGTCCCAACGACGTTTGTgcagatacacatatactTGTGCGGATACTCATTCCGGGATGCAGCCGCATCCTCACGAGACTTGCAACCGTACACACACGCCGCCCGCGGGGGACGACGGGGGCACCTTCAGTTACACGTGAAAAACTGTCCAGCACGCATACACATGCTGATGGTCGAAACCAGTCACGCATCGGCGTTGAAAACGATGTGACAGTGCAGAACGCTAAAAACATCTAAGCACATGAAATATATGCACGCACAAAGATCGCGAGCGATGGGTGACTTCTGTTCTGTAGGGGGTGTGAGTTGAGTACCTGGAAATTTTCCATTTTCTCAATGAAGCTTTCGGCGCTCAGTCCTGTCCGGAACCGGACGACGGCTTTGTGTGGAGGGAGCGCGAGGCCAGTGAAGACTCCCCTCTCCGTGCCCGCGTtcgcagaaggaaaggagacgcttcCATTAACTGGCGAGGCAGCCCCTGCCTCGCCAGGCGCAGGCCCCCCGGGCGTCGCCGTTCCCGGGGGGGAGACGTAGACGATCGCGCGGCACTCGCCTCGGTCTCCGAGAACTTCGACGCGTTCCACTAAACCGTTTGCCACGTACTTGGACAAAAACTCCTGCGCAGCACGAACCAAACGCACAAACCTAcactcctttctttctcgcaaGGACGCTTTGCCTGCACTGTGCTCACACGCCTACGCCGAAGGGGCACGTCAATCTGCGCGCCCGCTGTCGGAGCCGAGGTGGACCGGCATGGCCTCCCTGGACAGCCTGCAAGCACGGCGCGCAttcccgtctctgtcgcctgttcttcctcgcttctgtgtctgtgccCTCTGTACCTGCATGGacatttcctctcttctggatTTGAGAAGAGAATAGACGAAGAACGTCGACAGACCGAACCAGGCAAACAACTTGAGCATTTCCCGCTGAATGGCGCCGAGGCTGCCAgggggcggcggcggaggaggagacggctCCGGTCGCCTCGGGGGCGAAAACTTCTCCTCTGCCAGgcgttccctctccctctgctcaTCTGATCGGCCCTGGCCGGCCTTGCCGTACAGCCGCATTCTGACAGGAGGCGGCGTCGGGATGGTGTCATCCGATTTCCCAGCAGAGGGCCGTGTGCCTTGCTCCTGAGACGACTCCGGGGCCTTGCTCGTCGGCTGTTCACTGCCTCCCAGTTGCCACCCAAACAGGCCGGTTCTCGGAGGTTGAGGGGAGGCTCTTCCCGTCGACGGCTGCGCCTtcgtgtcctctcttccttctttccgcctctcgctcgcttcgccgtcggGAATCTCTCGCGGACTCCTCGGAGACTTGGCACTGCGCTTCGGGAAAAAGTTCTCAAAGCCAACGGGGGGGCGGCCCGAAAACATGAACGCGTCCAGATCGCCTACGAGGGCTGATCCCACCGAGCCAGGCGCGACGAGGCGGCCAGGCAAGGTCGCCGCATGCGACGGCGCCGGGAGGTGGAGCCGGCCGCGGAGCAGCTGAACGAGGAGGGGAAACCCGAGCGGCCGCCGCGAGTGGAGCGGctcggcgggagagaagatggaggCGAGTCTGGAGGTCGGGTTTCGGGGAGTGCCTCCCCAAGACGGCACAGAGTCGAGGAAGTGTGGCTCATCGTGGCCGCGAACACAGTCCACGAGCGCCGGAGAACCGAGATGAGAGGTGGACGCGCGGGGCGCCGCCGCGAGCGGCAGTGCCACGGCAGATGACCTGTCCAGGTCACCGTTTCTCGTGtttgaagaaagagaagagaacgcgcagAAGGAGTCACCCGCGGGGGGTCCCGTCCGCCAAGCTCTTTGGGACGCAGAGGGAACAGCGCCCGCTGGGAGGCAGCGGAGGGGTTGAGTTGGAGAACGGGACGAATACGAGaccgaggaaagggagagaagagacggaagcgtTTTTGACAGACGCTGAGAAGGGAAAGTCAAAGCGTCAGGAGCTGGAGGGAACAAGGACAGCGCAGATGCTTGCTCTTGGGTCGGCTTTCCCCGTCCTCCGGAAAGACCAGTTGTTGATGCAAGTCGACGGACGCACCTGTCGCGTTGCTCATTCCACACCCGCCCTCCCTCTCCATTGTGTTTTCCGGATACGTGGTGGGCATTCAGCAGGCACGCGTGTGAGCCGACGCCTCGCACGAAAGACGCGGGATAAGCACTAGCACACCGTCCACcgagcggcaggcgcgcaATACGGTTCGCGTGTACGCAGAGAACAGGTGACAGTGAAGAACACAGGGAAGGGGTGGGGGAGGTCGCGCGAGTTCTAGACCCCCCCCGATGCAGAAGGAAAAGTGCTCTCATGACAGAAGccaggagacggaaaacgtGCGGTCATCCACCGCGTGCCCGTTCCCCCGACTGAGCCTGCTGTCCGAGTTCCGGGGGCGGCACGCAGGACGGAAATCGGAGAGGACAGCGAAGCGCCGAAGAACCAAAGACTGGATggaagaaagcgggagagCGAGTTACAGGGGGACGCCCAGAAGTGCGCGCTCGCTCTGGCGCCGAAAATGTGCCGAGAACCCACTGTACGCGCAAGGCGTCGAAAAGGTGGGGcacaggaaaagaaaagaaagtaAAGCTAGGAATACGAAATCAAAGCCTTTCGCGCCCGTCCAGGCACGCGGTCACGCCTGTAAAGTCAAAAAAAAAACCAGGCGGGTGAGAGTGAAAGCATACCctgagaaaaagcgaaggtCGTCTGCCGCTTGGCAAAGACCGCTTCAGTGACCAAGACGTTCTCCACGAAGCTTCATACAAGACGCTGGTGAGAAAAGCAGCTTCCAAGAACTTTCAACGCCGCTCCTCGATTTTCGTGCCTTTCCACGTAAAAAGACCGCAAATACGGCTTCGCTGGCACGTTTTCCCCAGCATGCAGCAGCACAGCATTCGCAGAGGCGAGCTTCCCGGAAAGTCGTCCGCTCCAAGGCAGGTAATCCATTTTTTGGCGTTTTCTACATCTAAGGGACTACCAACAAAAAGAATGCACAACGGAAGTGGCAATAACGGTGCGTGTCCACAGGACAACGACAGTTGTTTGCGTATGTGGACTAAAGCCGCGAGTCGAACACTGCACGGGGGGGACTAGACCGCCGCGTGCGGGAGGGACAAGGAACCGCATGCGCAGTCCTTGGAGCCTTAAAAGGTGGTGAGTCCTGTCTTTAACCTGGTTTCTGCATGAGAACACCGTCTATTAAAACTTGAATAAGATTCCCTCCCAGTTGCGCAAATATTTTCCAGGAGGCGCATGCCACATGACTCGGAGCGCAGCTAGGACAGAGCACAATCGTGTCTAGCAGCTTCATGCGTTCAGTGTCTGAACGTATTTGCAGGCCGATGAGCCGTGACGTATCAGCCCACGCTCGAATGATGATAGCACGTTAAAGGTGGTTCTTTTCACTTGCTAGTGCCTGGACATGCTTTTAGTCCCTTAGCATGGAAGGAATCGGTGAAACTTCCACTACAAATGTCAGTCGGGCCTCGTAGTGCGGCCAGCACTCCAGCCTGGTGATGGTTGCAATGGCAGAGAGCGGGCTACTGGCAAGATCTAGGTCAGGATTCTTTTTGGCTTGGATAAGACTCGACCGTACACTGATTACACGAGGCATCCCTGGGTTAGGaagtctcttcttccaaatATATTTCATGGAAAACCTAAAATTCGCATATTCGATTGTCATTTAGCCGCAGCATACCATGCCTCAGGAAACTGGTGGCGTATTTGCGGCTCCACGAACAAGTCCTGTTATGCAGCTAGGTCGGTTCGATGCCTCACCAAAAGATGCGGTGAGGCACCTTACAGTGGCTTTCGATGACAGAACGCACCCAGAAGGAACGTCGATGTCGGCATGGGGAGCTTGCACGCTTATCGAGAAATACGGATGATGACGGGACGATTTCAGTTCTGTCACACCCTTTGGTAGCGACGTCACTACATACGCGGAAAGGCCAAAGTGTGCAGAAGCCCACCAGTCGTCGTCACTACATACGCGGGACGGCCAAAGTGTGCGGAAGCCCACCAGTAGGAACCAACAAGGTGACTCTCATTCTCATTTCCCCAATATGACCTGTCTTTCAGGACGTCAGTTAAGAAAACACGTTTGCAGAGCTCTAGAGAGGTTCACAGTTTCACAGATACTTTCGACCTGTCTGTAGGCGATAAAGTGACTTCATAACCCACGCACTAATTGATTGACTTGGTCGCTATTGAAGACGGTGGAGACTGGATATTGAATGGTGAAGCGGATTTTGTGCAAATGCATTCTGCCACCGACAGTGGGGAAAGCTCTGTAATTCCCATTGTGCCACCAATGAACAAGACTAGCACAAGCAGTGGCATGCCATTGCATTTGGGTTGTACACCTCCCCGTCGGtaagaggcagaaagaggtCTACCATCTGGTGCTTAGTATCGGCGCTGAACTAGTCAATGCTCTCATTGAGGCGGATACGTGCAGCAACCCTGCGCGAAGGAAGTCAAATACATGGCCCTGTCTATGATGAAAATGAGCAGATAATTCGGGAACACCCTCATGCTTATTCTTGATTACTGTTTCTCCAGTAGCCAAAGAACCAGATTCACTTCTATGGATTTTTTTGACCGTGACAAGAGTATTGAAGTAACAATGAGGCACGCTCATTCCGCGTTGAAAATATGCGTATCGCGTGTCAGCCACTTTGTTTCTCATTCTGTGACAGACAGATTCTTCCGTTTGCCTGCGTTACCGAGTCGAAAAGAAACCTCCACAATGGCGGTGGTTCTATTGGCAGAAGTGAATAGGCTGTTTTTCTTCAACGTAGCTCGCCGAAAACGCACAACTCGGCGGAGCGCAGAAGTGATTATCACTATGGGCACTAGCGCAAGATAAATGCCGCGACGTCTCTTCGAACAGCTCCGAAGTACGTGGTATGCACCCCTTCCAATGGAGGCATCAGCAGGCTCTCGTATCTGTGTGCTTTCGTGCTGATATGAAAACATCGTGATTATCCTAACAGAGCGCCTCATTGAGTAAGAGAGCCAATCGCAATGTAGCCGCTGTAACATACGCAATCCTGAACATAGCAAATGTTGGTGAAAGCGTATGCACACGAAGGTCCTCAGTGTGAGCCCCACTAATTCACAGATGTCACTTCCGTGAGGCTGACAGGATCAGGGAGGTGAAGTTTTCCACTTCTTAACTTCTCTCAGCTCCAACGCATGAGTGACTGTTAGGCCTTCATGCACTTCCCCGCTGCGCTACCATGCGAAGAAACAACTTTCGAGACGAGACAACGCATAAAACGCCGCCCGAAGCAGGTCAGAGAGTAGAGCAGCTACAACGTAACGAGAGAAGTGCGCATACAGTCGAATGAAGCCGGCAACAATACACTCGTAGCAGTAGGGGTGCGAATGGATAATCTATCGTTTCGGCAATTCGAAGGCATGCACAGGAAGGCGGATTTGTTCTAGCCACAGATCCAGTCCACGACCCAACCATCCGAAAGCGTAGGCATACAGCGGTCGCacaaacgaaaaacagagctCTTCTGTTCACAACACGACACAGACGACACATGCTTTGACACACCAAAGCCAGACACGGTTGTCACACCATATTCCTAGGTACCGAACTACGTCACCATCAAATCCCCCAGGCTTCTGTCAGAACGTCACATCGAATACCCGATACGGGCGTACAGGGACGCCTGCAACTAGTTCAAAAATATATCCACTGGATTGTCTTTGCCGCTCAAGGAACGTATGTGCCCCTCACCACCGCACGTCGCTGAGCTTTACGTTTGTTCCTCTCACGCTTCAGCTCTTTATACAGGCTACGCTCGTGAACGTTAGATTCCCAATCTTGCATCGACCTCAGGAGCCGCCACCATGCCAACATCCTCAACGCACCAGCCACAGTTGGAAATCCTAGCGCTCCGAAAATAACACTAGCAGCAAACGTCTTCAACCCCCTCAAACGAGCCGGCTCTTCCGGTCGCATGACAGTCTCGTCGTTGACGGAttcgtctgtttcgtcgcgCAACCAGCGTTGCCTCCGACGTCCCATCTGTCCCCTGCCAACCTCGTTTGCGGGTACATGACCACTGCTGCCGCCCTCTCCAGGTTGATTCAATGCGAGGTATGGGGGTGCGCGTCCGTTACCATCAGGAAAAGACTCTCTCGGTATAGGTGGTGGATACCCAGGCATCCTGGGCCCAGGCGCGGTTTGCTGCGGGTATGGGTGCGGCACTGCCCCTCCATAACCGTCCCTAGGCTGTTCGGCGTGTCGTCGCGGTGATTCTCCCTCGTCGGCGCTGGAAAGAGAGTTATACAAGGTCGTGCCCGTTAATGGCCGAACCGGAGGACGATGCGGTGGCCCCGCAAGCCCATCAAAGCCATCTTCCGGCAGGGGATACTCGGTTTGACCAACCCGATACGGTGTGAATTCCttcggaggagacagaaaattGTATGGCCCTGGACGATGGTCACCCTGCCGCCCTCGGTCAAGATCTCCTGAGCTCGATTCCTCCTGTTCCTCGTCCTGATGCCATTCCGGATCCGAGAAGTCGTTTCGAGCCGACTGACTTCCGACATCACCTGGTTGCCGTCCTCGAGGAACCATATCTGCAGCCAGCGCTCCAGCTGGCAGAGCCAGGAGAATGTAGACCGGGCAAAATAGCCTCATAATGAATCTCTCCTCTCTACCGAGCAAcggacagcgaggaagaacacggTGCAATCACATGTACTCGTTAATGTGGGAACACATGTAGGCCCGCGCGACACCTATCCAAAGCCGGCGACAAGGACGTCAATCGCCGCTGCTACTACACGGACGGCTGACTCAAGGCTCCGTAAGGTGTCGGTAGTCGAGGCTCTCGCccgcaaacacacaaaaacgcatTTAGCGGAAGTTGGCACTGCACTATTCGACCGCCGAAAATCCCGAGTCGAAACGATGCTAAGAAGGATACAAATGTGCAGCACGCGGTGTCCGGTCGCTCTGGTATTTGAGTACGTCGCATCACCACTGGAATCGTGAACCCCGTCCTGAGTTGCTGAGGCGGACCGTGGTCCCCATCGTCCGAGAAACCCGATACGTTTCACCAAGCGACGCAGGGGGGTCGAGGTCGACCAAAGTAGAAATTTATGCGTTGGCGTCTAGATATGAAGCCACAACTGCGTATTTTGGAGTGGTCGAACTCTTCAGCTTTCCTGTTCTGTAACTGAGGCCTAAAGCCGCGTGTCTATCCGTTTCGCAGCAGTGCCCTTATCTGGCCGTTCAGAGCACTGCAGTAACGGTACCTCATAAACCACCGTGTCAGCACGCACCGCCCACGTGAGTTCGCCTGGCTACGGCGACGGCtgccgcggagacgcgaaggaatCAGGAGGGGCAGACAAATGTAGCGACGGCGTGAGAGACAACGTGGGGTTTTGGGGGGTCTTGCCGACTACGTCAGCTCAGTGAACTTGTGTTCTCCACGTTACACCCCGTCTACACACTCGGTGGTGGCCGCCaattttctgtttttccactGACCTAAAACCCTAGGCAAGACGAAGGTACGCAAAATCGCCTGCATTCCATCTTGGAAACGAGTCAGTAGTATGCATCGCGTTTTCATACAAACGCCTGTTCGTTGGCTTCGCGGGGCGCACCCATTGCCAACCCCGTTCCAGCCTTGTTGTGCCGTCAGGTAGTCGGATAATCGGCTGCCGTAATTTTCCTCGACGCCTTACGTTCGGACTATTCTGTTCCGACACACTTTCGGGCGTTCGAGAGCAAAACGGTTTCCGCCCTGTTTCCTCGAAGCTTCGTTAATAACGACGTCTGAGCACGGCCCCTGACATGCTTCGCCTACCCCGAAATCTGTCGCTTGCCCGTATTCCATCAACGGAAGTAGGACTTTTCGTCTTTCGATACAGACTCGGAAATCCCAACGAATCAAGGGACATCTGCAGCGAGGTGATGGGGATCTCTCAACTGAAGCCATGACGACTTCGCCTAATTCCACGTCGGTGAAGACTTCTTTCTAGCCGAGGCTTGGGAATAACAAACGGACACTAGCAGCTGTCTAGCAAAACTTCTAGCCGGCCAAAGGTTCAGCGGTGTTTATTGGAGGTCGTAGTGTCCACACAGTGCAGAAAATCGCAACGCTCCATCAAATACCAGGCAGTGTCTTAACGAGCAATAAATCTTAACAGTCTATCAAGGTGGAAGGTAGCAAGCGACGGTTTGCTCCCACACAGAGCATTCGGGCGCACAGTGGCGCCTGCAACTGGTGCAAGAATATATCCACTGGATTGATTTTGGCGCTCAAGAACCGTCTGTATCTCTCACAACCGCACGCCGCTGAGCTTtacgtttttctctcgcgcgtctccactttctATCCATCTCACGGTGCTTTATTCTTCTGGCCCAATCTTTTAACGAGCTCAGGAGGCGCCACCATGCCACAAACCTCAGTACAGCTCCAAGCACTGGAAACCCTCCTGTTCCCAACAGCACACTCGCAGCAAACGTCTTCAACCCCCTCAAACAAGCCGGCTCTTCCGGTCGCATGACAGTCTCGTCGTTGACGGAttcgtctgtttcgtcgcgCAACCAGCGTTGCCTCCGACGTCCCATCTGTCCCCTGCCAACCTCGTTTGCGGGTACATGACCACTGCTGCCGCCCTCTCCAGGTTGATTCAATGCGAGGTATGGGGGTGCGCGTCCGTTACCATCAGGAAAAGACTCTCTCGGTATAGGTGGTGGATACCCAGGCATCCTGGGCCCAGGCGCGGTTTGCTGCGGGTATGGGTGCGGCATTGCCCCTCCATAACCGTCCCTAGGCTGTTCGGCGTGTCGTCGCGGTGATTCTCCCTCGTCGGCGCTGGAAAGAGGGTTATACAAGGTCGTGCCCGTTAATGGCCGAACCGGAGGACGATGCGGTGGCCCCGCAAGCCCATCAAAGCCATCTTCCGGCAGGGGATACTCGGTTTGACCAACCCGATACGGTGTGAATTCCttcggaggagacagaaaattGTATGGCCCTGGACGATGGTCACCCTGCCGCCCTCGGTCAAGATCTCCTGAGCTCGATTCCTCCTGTTCCTCGTCCTGATGCCATTCCGGATCCGAGAAGTCGTTTCGAGCCGACTGACTTCCGACATCACCTGGTTGCCGTCCTCGAGGAACCATATCTGCAGCCAGCGCTCCAGCTGGCAGAGCCAGGAGAATGTAGACCGGGCAAAATAGCCTCATAATGAATCTCTCCTCTCTACCGAGCAAcggacagcgaggaagaacacggTGCAATCACATGTACTCGTTAATGTGGGAACACATGTAGGCCCGCGCGACACCTATCCAAAGCCGGCGACAAGGACGTCAATCGCCGCTGCTACTACACGGACGGCTGACTCAAGGCTCCGTAAGGTGTCGGTAGTCGAGGCTCTCGCccgcaaacac
Encoded proteins:
- a CDS encoding Cell division protease FtsH homolog, related; amino-acid sequence: MPTTYPENTMEREGGCGMSNATAGAVPSASQRAWRTGPPAGDSFCAFSSLSSNTRNGDLDRSSAVALPLAAAPRASTSHLGSPALVDCVRGHDEPHFLDSVPSWGGTPRNPTSRLASIFSPAEPLHSRRPLGFPLLVQLLRGRLHLPAPSHAATLPGRLVAPGSVGSALVGDLDAFMFSGRPPVGFENFFPKRSAKSPRSPREIPDGEASERRKEGREDTKAQPSTGRASPQPPRTGLFGWQLGGSEQPTSKAPESSQEQGTRPSAGKSDDTIPTPPPVRMRLYGKAGQGRSDEQRERERLAEEKFSPPRRPEPSPPPPPPPGSLGAIQREMLKLFAWFGLSTFFVYSLLKSRREEMSMQEFLSKYVANGLVERVEVLGDRGECRAIVYVSPPGTATPGGPAPGEAGAASPVNGSVSFPSANAGTERGVFTGLALPPHKAVVRFRTGLSAESFIEKMENFQGSLGIHPRDFLPIYISDHQEFHLFDFLGSLFLFVLIANMVSEVIFMRRMRKGGGGGPGGGAAGGLNRLLGNNASRRARVKAETVKVRFSDVAGESSREKLRKQLYRKCFEFAVAAVSLPLGRATTVFFLTEICVCCSAGLHEAKREILEFVTFLKHPQSFRRLGAKLPKGALLVGPPGTGKTLLAKVNSFPLVSVGCRWRGRGAFLLDERQRVRGDLRGRTNRDDLLDDALKRPGRFDRLVQIRRPDVAERKEIFKVHLKPLRLAPTIDSVALAERMAALTPGFVGADIANLCNEAAIQAARRRSKLGVEQRDFEAATERTIAGLPSPVKDLLSTYQRRAVAYHECGHAIAGWFLKHGNPVLKLTIIPRSSGALGFAQQMPPTVELHEKDALLDRIAVLLGGRAAEEIFIGAVSSGAADDIQKASRLARMSVMQFGMSDKLGLVDYSLQQGGEQNFYRPYSEHTAKLIDEEVNNIINDQYERVKALLKEREKEVHKLCELLINRESITYSEILECIGPRPVPPDPQMAAYIQALPTRPRLPSSEAVDVKAEAEGTDDSTGDDDGDNSGGSPDRDLDNNDDASMPEKVKEKVREAAEAVARRNRSSGPVACRADKDRTE